The Raphanus sativus cultivar WK10039 chromosome 2, ASM80110v3, whole genome shotgun sequence genome includes a region encoding these proteins:
- the LOC108837698 gene encoding uncharacterized protein LOC108837698, translating into MHWCDPALQVTPGFKKWNHAISLLLHVCSGITLASLESLALGENLAKRSLTANITCKHCGELETANHVFLHCNFARQVWDLIHLWTTDFKPSDCASFGEALLLTIQLKNLPPLGVTGNIFPWIIWGLWIARNLFVFENRVTTPAELITKSIRNAQEWTMAQANIAQQRPPSSHGLLDHLPLDTLVCFIDAAWQATTQRAGCGWIFFTLQGERLDQGTSIFEHTSTPQMAEELAIRSALLHARTAGYSRICIKSDCQALVASITSKNYPTDLYGITRDIEHLSLSFDFIVFSFIPRNMNFLADSLAVLIL; encoded by the exons ATGCATTGGTGCGACCCTGCTCTACAAGTCACTCCTGGCTTCAAAAAATGGAATCACGCGATATCTCTGCTGTTACACGTTTGTTCAGGAATTACGTTAGCCAGTTTGGAAT CTCTTGCATTAGGGGAAAATCTGGCAAAAAGAAGCCTCACTGCCAACATTACCTGTAAGCACTGCGGAGAATTGGAAACTGCCAACCACGTCTTTCTCCACTGCAACTTTGCTAGACAAGTATGGGACCTCATTCATCTATGGACCACGGACTTCAAGCCATCAGACTGCGCCTCCTTCGGTGAAGCTTTACTCTTGACAATCCAGCTGAAAAACTTACCTCCTCTCGGAGTAACAGGGAACATATTCCCATGGATAATATGGGGACTCTGGATAGCAAGGAACCTATTTGTCTTTGAAAACAGAGTAACTACGCCAGCAGAGCTCATCACAAAGTCAATCAGAAATGCCCAAGAGTGGACCATGGCGCAAGCAAATATTGCACAACAACGACCGCCTTCATCACATGGTTTGCTTGATCATTTGCCTCTTGATACCCTTGTTTGTTTCATTGATGCAGCTTGGCAAGCTACAACCCAGCGCGCAGGGTGTGGATGGATCTTCTTCACACTTCAAGGGGAACGACTAGACCAAGGAACCTCCATATTTGAGCACACCTCGACTCCTCAGATGGCAGAAGAACTCGCCATAAGATCGGCTCTCTTACACGCACGGACAGCCGGCTACTCAAGAATCTGTATCAAATCAGATTGTCAAGCACTCGTTGCTAGCATTACCTCGAAGAACTACCCGACGGATCTCTACGGAATCACCCGGGACATCGAGCATCTATCCCTCTCTTTTGATTTCattgtcttttcttttattcCAAGAAACATGAACTTCCTAGCTGATTCTCTTGCAGTATTGATCCTCTAA